The following are encoded in a window of Sphaerisporangium siamense genomic DNA:
- the scpA gene encoding methylmalonyl-CoA mutase — protein sequence MIPDFTEVALTGGEPAPAGVDAWASAVQEQTGKSPADLVWDTPEGIAVKPLYTAEDLDGLGFLSTYPGVAPFLRGPYPTMYVTQPWTIRQYAGFSTAEESNAFYRRNLAAGQKGLSVAFDLATHRGYDSDHPRVAGDVGMAGVAIDSIYDMRRLFDGIPLGEMSVSMTMNGAVLPILALYIVAAEEQGVRPEELTGTIQNDILKEFMVRNTYIYPPAPSMRIISDIFAYTSRRMPKFNSISISGYHIQEAGATCDLELAYTLADGVEYLRAGVAAGLDVDVFAPRLSFFWCVGMNFFMEVAKLRAARLLWAGLVQGFGAKNPKSLSLRTHCQTSGWSLTAQDVFNNVVRTCVEAMAATQGHTQSLHTNALDEALALPTDFSARIARNTQLLLQQESGTTRVIDPWGGSAYVERLTYELARRAHGHIQEVEAAGGMAKAIEAGLPKLRIEEAAARTQARIDSGRQPVIGVNKYRAGSDEDIEVLKVDNSAVRARQLDKLRRLREERDEGACRDALEALTRGAAGDANLLALAVEAARAKATVGEISDALEKVFGRHAGQVRTISGVYREEAGDAAGVEKVRAACAAFARDEGRRPRILVAKVGQDGHDRGQKVIATAFADLGFDVDVGPLFQTPAEVARQAVEADAHIVGVSSLAAGHLTLVPALRDELAALGRDDIMIVVGGVIPPGDFTALREAGAAAIFPPGTVIADAALDLLRDLSARLGHAGA from the coding sequence ATGATCCCCGACTTCACCGAGGTCGCGCTCACCGGCGGCGAGCCGGCCCCCGCGGGCGTGGACGCCTGGGCGTCCGCCGTGCAGGAGCAGACCGGCAAGAGCCCCGCCGACCTGGTCTGGGACACCCCCGAAGGCATCGCCGTGAAGCCGCTCTACACCGCCGAGGACCTGGACGGGCTGGGGTTCCTGTCCACCTACCCCGGCGTGGCGCCCTTCCTGCGCGGCCCCTACCCGACGATGTACGTCACCCAGCCGTGGACGATCCGTCAGTACGCGGGGTTCTCCACCGCCGAGGAGTCCAACGCCTTCTACCGGCGCAACCTGGCGGCCGGGCAGAAGGGGCTGTCGGTGGCGTTCGACCTGGCCACGCACCGCGGCTACGACTCCGACCATCCGCGGGTGGCGGGGGACGTGGGCATGGCGGGGGTGGCGATCGACTCGATCTACGACATGCGGCGGTTGTTCGACGGCATCCCGCTGGGCGAGATGTCGGTGTCGATGACCATGAACGGCGCCGTGCTGCCGATCCTGGCCCTGTACATCGTGGCGGCCGAGGAGCAGGGGGTGCGGCCGGAGGAGCTGACCGGGACCATCCAGAACGACATCCTCAAGGAGTTCATGGTCCGCAACACCTACATCTATCCGCCGGCGCCGTCGATGCGGATCATCTCCGACATCTTCGCCTACACCTCCCGGCGGATGCCGAAGTTCAACTCGATCTCCATCTCCGGCTACCACATCCAGGAGGCCGGGGCCACCTGCGACCTGGAACTGGCCTACACCCTGGCCGACGGGGTCGAGTACCTGCGGGCGGGGGTGGCGGCCGGGCTGGACGTGGACGTCTTCGCGCCGCGGCTGTCGTTCTTCTGGTGCGTCGGCATGAACTTCTTCATGGAGGTCGCCAAGCTGCGCGCCGCCCGCCTGCTGTGGGCCGGCCTCGTCCAGGGCTTCGGCGCCAAGAACCCCAAGTCGCTGTCGCTGCGCACCCACTGCCAGACCTCCGGCTGGTCGCTGACCGCGCAGGACGTGTTCAACAACGTGGTGCGCACCTGCGTCGAGGCGATGGCCGCCACCCAGGGGCACACCCAGTCGCTGCACACCAACGCCCTGGACGAGGCGCTCGCCCTGCCCACCGACTTCTCCGCCCGCATCGCCCGCAACACCCAGCTCCTGTTGCAGCAGGAGTCCGGCACGACCCGCGTCATCGACCCCTGGGGCGGCAGCGCCTACGTCGAGCGGCTGACCTACGAGCTGGCCCGCCGCGCCCACGGCCACATCCAGGAGGTCGAGGCGGCGGGCGGCATGGCCAAGGCCATCGAGGCGGGCCTGCCCAAGCTGCGCATCGAGGAGGCCGCCGCGCGCACCCAGGCGCGCATCGACTCCGGCAGGCAGCCGGTGATCGGCGTCAACAAGTACCGCGCCGGCTCCGACGAGGACATCGAGGTGCTCAAGGTCGACAACTCGGCCGTGCGCGCCCGGCAACTGGACAAGCTGCGCCGCCTGCGCGAGGAACGGGACGAGGGGGCGTGCCGGGACGCGCTGGAGGCCCTCACCCGCGGCGCCGCGGGGGACGCCAACCTGCTGGCCCTGGCCGTGGAGGCCGCCCGCGCCAAGGCCACCGTCGGCGAGATCTCCGACGCCCTGGAGAAGGTCTTCGGACGGCACGCCGGGCAGGTCCGTACGATCAGCGGGGTGTACCGCGAGGAGGCCGGCGACGCCGCCGGAGTCGAGAAGGTCAGGGCCGCCTGCGCGGCGTTCGCCAGGGACGAGGGGCGACGCCCGCGCATCCTGGTCGCCAAGGTCGGCCAGGACGGGCACGACCGGGGCCAGAAGGTGATCGCCACCGCCTTCGCCGACCTCGGCTTCGACGTGGACGTGGGCCCGCTGTTCCAGACCCCCGCCGAGGTCGCCCGCCAGGCCGTCGAAGCCGACGCGCACATCGTCGGGGTCTCCTCGCTGGCCGCCGGGCACCTGACGCTGGTGCCCGCCCTCCGCGACGAACTGGCCGCGCTCGGGCGCGACGACATCATGATCGTCGTGGGCGGGGTGATCCCGCCGGGCGACTTCACCGCGCTGCGCGAGGCCGGCGCCGCCGCCATCTTCCCGCCCGGCACGGTCATCGCCGACGCCGCGCTGGACCTCCTGCGCGACCTCTCCGCCCGGCTGGGCCATGCCGGCGCTTGA
- a CDS encoding MarR family winged helix-turn-helix transcriptional regulator: protein MSMPAGERLGFDIKRVEQELMAARSAAVRPARLTAPQYAALLALADNPGVSSAALGRACRVTPQAMTVVIRNLEQRGLVRRTPNRWQRNVLETHLTEAGWRALRLADERAAAIERRIAEEFTPEERDTLRSLLARCSKAINEKGGSRPW, encoded by the coding sequence ATGAGCATGCCCGCCGGAGAACGGCTGGGGTTCGACATCAAGCGCGTCGAGCAGGAGCTCATGGCGGCCAGGAGCGCGGCGGTCAGGCCCGCCCGCCTGACGGCGCCGCAGTACGCGGCCCTTCTCGCCCTGGCCGACAATCCGGGCGTCTCCTCGGCCGCGCTCGGCCGCGCCTGCCGTGTCACGCCCCAGGCCATGACCGTCGTGATCAGGAATCTGGAGCAGCGCGGCCTCGTCCGGCGCACGCCGAACCGCTGGCAGCGCAACGTCCTGGAGACCCACCTCACCGAGGCGGGGTGGCGCGCGCTGCGGCTGGCCGACGAGCGCGCCGCGGCGATCGAGCGGCGCATCGCCGAGGAGTTCACCCCCGAGGAGCGCGACACGCTGCGCTCCCTGCTGGCGCGCTGCTCCAAGGCGATCAACGAGAAGGGCGGTTCCCGGCCGTGGTGA
- a CDS encoding bifunctional phosphatase PAP2/diacylglycerol kinase family protein: MTERTPIRKRLGAVDRRLFRSVADAHLPGFDRVLPRLSRAADNSLLWAGVAGAMALTGRRRMRRAATRGLLAISLASPVVNLLGKQAFARSRPSIVDFPLARLGRIPSSHSFPSGHSASAAAFAAAVAMEAPARVAVPVAVTAGAVCFSRVYTGVHYPGDVLAGVALGLTAAVVTTRLWPGQTVDGDARVAATAPLIDLDPDGEGVVAVVNDAAGRDPGTASAVAKVLPKAEVIEVQPGEDLMDRLREAAGRARVLAVAGGDGTMNCGAQVAIEHGLPLLPIPAGTFDHFARTLGLETIQEAVAAYRAGHVVAVDVGEVAGKVFLNTASLGIYPLLVDRREHWEKRIGKWPALVLAMADVLMHDRRPQEMLVDGVRRRVWLLFAGNCAYESRGVAPTRRNRLEDGVLDLRLLTAASRLPRLRALASTVLGGTGLSRHYVQWRADTLHVAPLASAERRARARGAAAAEEELRLARDGETFSATGPLVFSKRPRSLLVFRPIE, translated from the coding sequence ATGACCGAGCGCACGCCGATCAGGAAGAGGCTCGGCGCCGTGGACCGGCGCCTGTTCCGATCGGTCGCCGACGCGCACCTGCCCGGCTTCGACCGCGTGCTGCCCCGCCTGTCGCGCGCGGCCGACAACTCCCTGCTGTGGGCGGGGGTCGCGGGCGCCATGGCGCTCACCGGGCGCCGCCGGATGCGCCGCGCGGCCACCCGCGGCCTGCTGGCCATCAGCCTCGCCAGCCCCGTGGTCAACCTGCTCGGCAAACAGGCGTTCGCGCGCAGCCGCCCCTCCATCGTGGACTTCCCGCTGGCGCGGCTCGGCAGGATTCCCTCGTCCCACTCCTTCCCCTCCGGCCACTCGGCGTCCGCCGCCGCGTTCGCCGCGGCCGTGGCGATGGAGGCCCCCGCGCGGGTCGCCGTGCCCGTCGCGGTCACCGCCGGGGCCGTCTGCTTCTCCCGCGTCTACACCGGCGTCCACTACCCCGGGGACGTGCTCGCCGGCGTCGCGCTGGGCCTGACCGCCGCGGTCGTCACCACGCGCCTGTGGCCCGGCCAGACCGTGGACGGCGACGCCCGGGTCGCGGCGACCGCGCCGCTCATCGACCTCGACCCCGACGGCGAGGGCGTGGTGGCCGTCGTCAACGACGCCGCGGGACGCGACCCCGGCACCGCGTCCGCCGTCGCCAAGGTGCTCCCCAAGGCGGAGGTCATCGAGGTCCAGCCCGGCGAGGACCTGATGGACCGGCTGCGCGAGGCCGCGGGCCGGGCGCGCGTGCTGGCCGTGGCGGGCGGCGACGGCACGATGAACTGCGGGGCGCAGGTCGCCATCGAGCACGGCCTCCCGCTGCTGCCCATCCCCGCGGGCACCTTCGACCACTTCGCCCGCACCCTCGGCCTGGAGACCATCCAGGAGGCCGTCGCCGCCTACCGCGCCGGGCACGTGGTCGCGGTGGACGTCGGCGAGGTGGCGGGGAAGGTGTTCCTCAACACCGCGAGCCTCGGCATCTACCCGCTGCTCGTGGACCGCCGCGAGCACTGGGAGAAGCGCATCGGCAAGTGGCCGGCGCTGGTGCTGGCCATGGCCGACGTGCTGATGCACGACCGCCGTCCCCAGGAGATGCTCGTGGACGGCGTGCGGCGCCGCGTGTGGCTGCTGTTCGCGGGCAACTGCGCCTACGAGTCGCGCGGGGTCGCGCCCACGCGCAGGAACCGCCTGGAGGACGGCGTCCTGGACCTCAGGCTGCTCACCGCCGCCTCGCGGCTGCCCCGGCTGCGGGCCCTGGCGAGCACGGTGCTCGGCGGCACCGGGCTGTCGCGCCACTACGTCCAGTGGCGCGCCGACACCCTCCACGTCGCGCCCCTCGCCTCGGCGGAGCGGCGGGCCCGCGCGCGGGGCGCGGCGGCGGCGGAGGAGGAACTGCGGCTCGCCCGCGACGGGGAGACCTTCTCCGCGACGGGGCCGCTCGTCTTCAGCAAACGGCCGAGATCTCTCCTGGTTTTCCGCCCTATCGAGTGA
- the meaB gene encoding methylmalonyl Co-A mutase-associated GTPase MeaB — translation MPALESYVQGVREGSVGWIARAITLVESTRADHRALAQRLLVELTPLSGKARRIGITGVPGVGKSTFIDALGVHLTGQGLRVAVLAVDPSSTRTGGSILGDKTRMARLAADPDAFIRPSPTSGTLGGVTKATREAMVVVEAAGFDVVLVETVGVGQSETAVADMVDTFLLLTLARTGDQLQGIKKGVLELADVIAVNKADGPHEMDARKAARELAGALRLLRAGGGGWDIPVLTCSGMEGAGLPELWDTIVRHQDRLEASGALADKRRRQQVGWTWTLVRERLLARLLDHPEVAALGAEVEREVLEGTLTPSLAADRLLAAFGLEPEPPAF, via the coding sequence ATGCCGGCGCTTGAGTCCTACGTCCAGGGGGTCCGCGAGGGGTCCGTCGGCTGGATCGCGCGGGCGATCACGCTGGTGGAGTCCACCCGCGCCGACCACCGGGCGCTCGCCCAGCGGCTCCTGGTCGAGCTGACCCCCCTGTCCGGCAAGGCCCGCAGGATCGGGATCACCGGCGTGCCCGGCGTGGGCAAGTCGACCTTCATCGACGCCCTCGGCGTCCACCTCACCGGGCAGGGCCTGCGCGTCGCCGTCCTGGCCGTGGACCCCTCCTCGACGCGCACCGGCGGCAGCATCCTCGGCGACAAGACCCGCATGGCCCGCCTGGCCGCCGACCCGGACGCGTTCATCCGCCCCTCGCCCACCTCCGGCACGCTCGGCGGCGTCACCAAGGCCACGCGCGAGGCCATGGTCGTGGTCGAGGCGGCCGGCTTCGACGTCGTCCTGGTCGAGACCGTCGGGGTCGGGCAGTCCGAGACCGCCGTCGCCGACATGGTGGACACCTTTCTGCTGCTCACGCTCGCCCGCACCGGCGACCAGCTCCAGGGCATCAAGAAGGGCGTGCTGGAGCTGGCCGACGTCATCGCGGTCAACAAGGCCGACGGCCCGCACGAGATGGACGCGCGCAAGGCCGCCAGGGAGCTGGCCGGCGCGCTGCGGCTGCTGCGCGCCGGGGGCGGCGGGTGGGACATCCCCGTGCTGACCTGCAGCGGGATGGAGGGCGCCGGGCTGCCCGAGCTGTGGGACACGATCGTGCGCCACCAGGACCGGCTGGAGGCCTCGGGCGCCCTGGCCGACAAGCGGCGCCGCCAGCAGGTCGGCTGGACCTGGACGCTGGTCCGCGAACGTCTCCTCGCCCGGCTGCTCGACCACCCGGAGGTCGCCGCGCTCGGCGCGGAGGTCGAGCGCGAGGTCCTGGAGGGCACACTGACCCCGTCCCTGGCCGCCGACCGCCTGCTCGCCGCCTTCGGCCTGGAGCCCGAGCCGCCCGCCTTCTAG
- a CDS encoding TFIIB-type zinc ribbon-containing protein — MRCPKCSGTMRTFDRNGVHIEQCDNCRGIFLDYGELETLSRIENQWAQQTYSAPPPPPAAHGGPAWGTPHHGHHRGHHQRSWVGMLFSS; from the coding sequence ATGCGTTGCCCCAAGTGCAGCGGTACCATGCGGACCTTCGATCGCAACGGCGTCCACATCGAGCAGTGCGACAACTGCCGCGGCATCTTCCTGGACTACGGAGAGCTGGAGACGCTGTCCAGGATCGAGAACCAGTGGGCGCAGCAGACCTACTCCGCGCCTCCGCCGCCGCCCGCGGCCCACGGCGGCCCGGCGTGGGGGACCCCCCACCACGGACACCACCGGGGCCACCACCAGCGCAGCTGGGTGGGCATGCTCTTCTCGAGCTGA
- a CDS encoding DUF2203 domain-containing protein: protein MVNKVFTVEEARDLMPELLRRAALLIAMRADLAELGHDLAATGLSHLGGIPEAKAMEARVAEILGWFDEQGIEVKGVAPLLADFPAVLSGASVRLCWIEGETALGWYHRSDLGFPGRRPLP from the coding sequence GTGGTGAACAAGGTCTTCACGGTCGAGGAGGCGCGCGACCTCATGCCCGAGCTGCTGCGGCGCGCCGCCCTGCTGATAGCCATGCGCGCCGACCTGGCCGAGCTCGGCCACGACCTCGCCGCCACGGGGCTCTCCCACCTCGGGGGCATCCCCGAGGCCAAGGCGATGGAGGCGCGCGTCGCCGAAATCCTCGGCTGGTTCGACGAGCAGGGCATCGAGGTCAAGGGCGTCGCGCCGCTGCTGGCCGACTTCCCCGCCGTGCTGTCCGGCGCGTCGGTCCGCCTGTGCTGGATCGAGGGCGAGACCGCGCTCGGCTGGTACCACCGCAGCGACCTCGGCTTCCCCGGCCGCCGTCCCCTGCCCTGA